Within the Deltaproteobacteria bacterium genome, the region GCAATCGGTCTGCTCCCGCCAAACGCGGGAACCGTCCGCACCTGCGGGCTCGACCCGGTCCGCGAAAAAAGGAAATTGACTGCCAGGATCGGCTACCTCTCCCAGCGATTCTCCCTCTACGGCGACCTCTCTGTGGACGAGAACATCGCGTTCTTCGCGGATATCCACGGTGTACGCGGATGGCAGGCGCGGCGGGACGAACTTCTCGACATGGTGCGGATGACCCCGTTTCGCGGGCGCCTTGCCGACCGGCTATCCGGTGGGATGAAGCAAAAGCTCGCGCTGGCATGCACCCTGATTCACACGCCCGAACTGCTCGTGCTGGACGAGCCGACGGCGGGCGTGGACCCCGTGTCGCGCCGGGACTTCTGGAGACTGCTCGCGAGGCTCCGGCAGGAGGGGTTGACGATCCTTATGACGACCCCCTATCTCGACGAAGCGGAACGGTGCCATCGCGTCGCTCTCATGGA harbors:
- a CDS encoding ABC transporter ATP-binding protein, whose amino-acid sequence is MSRRYGTVTAVDGITMDVRRGEMFGLIGPDGAGKTTTLRVAIGLLPPNAGTVRTCGLDPVREKRKLTARIGYLSQRFSLYGDLSVDENIAFFADIHGVRGWQARRDELLDMVRMTPFRGRLADRLSGGMKQKLALACTLIHTPELLVLDEPTAGVDPVSRRDFWRLLARLRQEGLTILMTTPYLDEAERCHRVALMDRGRLLALDAPDELRKGLQGIIIEILARPKRRALELLRGLDGVAEAESFGERLHAFLPGVPSAEAPPAATRLSAALQSAGGIEVDSARPVEPSLEDIFISRLRSPGAVREAG